In the Bactrocera tryoni isolate S06 unplaced genomic scaffold, CSIRO_BtryS06_freeze2 scaffold_11, whole genome shotgun sequence genome, one interval contains:
- the LOC120779433 gene encoding uncharacterized protein LOC120779433 has protein sequence MLLIPKLLLCRNELTLMNVNSTLQCPRRFNKLTTRMRCLTISKQLGIINSLTMVEPLIIPSSMTLSSSCISFTHYDYVQLYKETIQPYRDDWELIFTDGSKSDTSTSFALTNKNGVTIAAFVLHSYCSVFTAETAAILEAVRFAARNGKKTIICSDSKSDIDAIFNQLNESYLITKIKNIIFQHNNIIKIMWIPGHAGIQGNEMADKRAKEANKEPLHTSAYFTTKDIKKYAKQHNSAKNHIIPNQSPVKI, from the exons ATGCTACTCATTCCAAAGTTGCTTCTATGCAGAAACGAGTTAACACTCATGAATGTAAATAGCACTCTCCAATGTCCACGCAGATTCAACAAACTCACAACTAGAATGCGATGTCTAACCATTTCCAAGCAACTAGGGATAATTAATAGCCTTACAATGGTTGAACCTTTAATAATTCCGTCTTCCATGACATTATCTTCAAGTTGTATCAGCTTTACGCATTACGATTATGTTCAGCTATATAAAGAAACCATTCAACCTTATAGAGATGATTGGGAGCTTATATTTACAGACGGATCTAAAAGTGATACATCCACCTCATTTGCTTTGACAAACAAGAACGGTGTCACTATAGCTGCTTTTGTTTTGCATTCGTACTGCTCGGTATTTACAGCTGAAACAGCTGCAATATTGGAAGCGGTTCGTTTTGCCGCTAGGAATGGTAAGAAAACTATTATTTGCAGCGACAGTAAATCAGACATAGATGCTATTTTTAACCAATTAAACGAGTCCTACctgattacaaaaataaaaaacattatttttcaacacaataaCATAATCAAAATTATGTGGATACCTGGACACGCAGGGATTCaaggaaatgaaatggctgACAAACGAGCGAAAGAAGCAAACAAAGAACCTTTGCATACGTCAGCATACTTCACCACAAAGGATATTAAGAAATACGCCAAACAACATAACTCG GCCAAAAACCACATTATTCCAAACCAATCacctgtaaaaatataa